In one window of Solanum pennellii chromosome 2, SPENNV200 DNA:
- the LOC107010254 gene encoding NAC domain-containing protein 86-like, which translates to MAPVSLPPGFRFHPTDEELVAYYLKRKINGRKIELEVIPEVDLYKCEPWDLPDKSLLPSKDMEWYFFSPRDRKYPNGTRTNRATKAGYWKATGKDRKVNSQMRPIGMKKTLVYYRGRAPHGTRTGWVMHEYRLEERECEVANGLQDAYALCRVFKKSLNVPKIGDHYGSDRSGCSINDQLYTEGRGEDCDYGMMTTTTSSSSRLLHGSPLMNHAAPTPTNDDNKWMQYLSDEANFTFNNNPSFATNGHFPYNHPSKVDIALECARLQHRFALPPLEVQDFPQVGYVMSQSNDVMYHQSTTSQTDIVQEILSVAQASHDLTNQEYSWDGNYNNINYGDDFSFLPHNNNHDLGNSFNFMDQLKEDDDQNNSIPIADFDEDFKSETMVERLRWVGMSQKDDKTFLEDYKTVPIENISGPHKEEQDQLQGEASGQQNNMNETEANNFSLGFGNDDNFLDDEETDGFSSSPSFEVYEKIEVNQGMFIATRQVANTFYHQVAPSKTVTIHRDMVTMHDFPIRKITKSATFLDTFMAFSRKTLSRVVMRVNTLVELIAPLHTFWTILENA; encoded by the exons ATGGCACCAGTTTCATTGCCTCCAGGATTCAGGTTTCATCCAACAGATGAAGAACTTGTTGCttattatttgaaaagaaagattaaTGGAAGGAAAATCGAACTCGAAGTCATTCCTGAAGTTGATCTTTACAAATGTGAACCATGGGATTTACCAG ATAAGTCCCTATTGCCTAGTAAAGATATGGAATGGTACTTCTTTAGCCCTCGTGATCGTAAATACCCTAATGGTACAAGGACTAATCGTGCAACGAAAGCTGGGTACTGGAAGGCTACTGGTAAGGACCGGAAAGTAAATTCACAGATGAGGCCGATTGGAATGAAGAAAACTCTTGTATATTATAGAGGAAGAGCACCTCATGGAACTCGAACCGGTTGGGTTATGCATGAATATCGTTTGGAAGAAAGAGAATGTGAAGTTGCTAACGGCCTTCAG GATGCTTATGCACTTTGTCGCGTATTCAAGAAGAGTTTGAATGTTCCAAAAATTGGAGATCATTATGGTAGTGATCGATCAGGTTGTAGCATTAATGATCAATTGTATACTGAAGGAAGAGGTGAAGATTGTGATTATGGAATGATGACTACAACAACTTCATCATCATCCAGGCTTCTTCATGGTTCACCATTGATGAATCATGCTGCACCTACTCCAACCAATGATGATAATAAATGGATGCAATACTTGTCAGATGAAGCTAATTTCACTTTCAATAACAATCCATCATTTGCCACTAATGGACATTTTCCATACAATCACCCATCTAAG gTTGATATAGCATTAGAGTGTGCAAGGTTGCAACATAGATTTGCATTGCCTCCATTGGAAGTGCAAGATTTTCCCCAAGTAGGATATGTGATGTCTCAATCAAATGATGTTATGTATCATCAGAGCACAACAAGTCAAACTGACATTGTACAAGAAATACTCTCAGTAGCCCAAGCTTCACATGACCTTACAAATCAAGAATATTCATGGGATggaaattataataatattaattatggagatgacttctcttttcttcctcataATAACAATCATGACTTGGGTAATTCCTTCAATTTTATGGACCAATTAAAGGAAGATGATGATCAAAATAATTCCATACCAATTGCTGATTTTGATGAGGATTTCAAATCTGAGACTATGGTTGAAAGATTGAGATGGGTAGGTATGTCACAAAAGGATGACAAG ACCTTTCTTGAGGACTACAAGACTGTCCcaatagaaaatatttcagGTCCCCATAAAGAGGAACAAGATCAACTCCAAG GAGAAGCAAGTGGTCAGCAAAACAACATGAATGAAACAGAAGCAAACAATTTCTCATTAGGATTTGGTAATGATGACAACTTCTTGGATGATGAAGAGACTGATGGTTTTTCAAGTTCACCAAGCTTTGAAGTTTATGAGAAAATAGAAGTGAACCAAGGAATGTTTATAGCTACAAGACAAGTAGCCAATACATTTTATCATCAAGTGGCACCTTCAAAAACAGTCACAATCCATAGAGACATGGTcacaatgcatgattttcctataaggaaaataacaaaaagtgcAACATTTCTAGACACATTTATGGCATTTTCAAGGAAAACTCTATCAAGAGTAGTTATGAGAGTCAACACTTTGGTAGAATTGATTGCACCTTTACATACATTTTGGACTATTTTGGAGAATGCTTAA
- the LOC107010264 gene encoding ALA-interacting subunit 5-like — MGEGASSSSKKSRKPDYSRFTQQELPACKPILTPQWVVTVFIFLGIVFIPIGLASLSASEKVVEIVHRYDEQCVPTNYTQSDLAYHDRIAFIKNNKSNKTCIVTLTVPKKMKHPIYVYYQLDNFYQNHRRYVKSRNDEQLRNPNFKGDLKKTCAPEDMNGNEPVIPCGLIAWSLFNDTYGFSIKNKGLPINRKNISWPSDKKHKFGSKVFPKNFQKGSLIGGGSLNESIPMSEQEDLQVWLRTAALPVFRKLYGKIEHDLEANEIITVVIQNNYNTYTSEGKKSLVLSTTTWIGGKNKFLGIAYLTVGGICLFVAIIFILMYVIKPRPFGDPAYLSWNLNPSGN; from the exons ATGGGTGAAGGagcctcatcttcttcaaaGAAATCCAGGAAACCAGATT ATTCGAGGTTTACCCAACAAGAGCTGCCCGCTTGCAAGCCAATTTTAACTCCACAATGG GTTGTCACGGTGTTTATCTTCCTTGGCATCGTCTTCATTCCTATAGGCCTTGCCTCATTGTCTGCATCAGAAAAA GTAGTGGAAATTGTACATCGATATGATGAGCAGTGCGTTCCTACAAATTATACACAATCAGACCTTGCATATCATGATAGGATTgcatttatcaaaaataataagtCAAACAAGACCTGCATTGTGACCTTGACA GTTCCTAAGAAAATGAAGCATCCTATCTATGTTTATTATCAGCTGGATAACTTCTACCAGAATCATCGTCG ATATGTAAAAAGCAGAAACGATGAGCAATTGCGCAACCCAAATTTTAAGGGTGACTTAAAAAAGACTTGTGCTCCTGAAGACATGAACGGAAATGAACCTGTGATTCCCTGTGGGCTTATCGCTTGGAGTTTGTTCAATGATACATATGGTTTTTCAATTAAGAACAAAGGTTTACCAATCAATAGGAAGAACATTTCATGGCCAAGTGATAAAAAGCATAAATTTGGATCAAAAGTTTTCCCTAAAAATTTTCAGAAAGGAAGTTTAATTGGTGGTGGATCACTTAACGAGAGCATACCT ATGAGTGAGCAAGAGGATCTTCAGGTTTGGTTGAGAACTGCGGCATTACCAGTATTCAGAAAGTTATATGGGAAGATAGAGCATGATCTTGAAGCTAATGAGATCATTACAGTAGTAATACAAAACAATTACAACACATATACATCTGAGGGTAAAAAGTCTTTGGTTCTTTCAACCACTACATGGATTGGTGGAAAGAATAAGTTCCTAGGCATTGCATACTTGACCGTGGGTGGGATTTGCTTATTCGTGGCAATAATTTTCATACTTATGTATGTCATCAAACCAAG GCCATTCGGTGATCCAGCCTATCTGTCGTGGAACTTGAATCCTTCAGGGAACTGA